The DNA sequence GACTGACACTAGTCTGCTCCACAACGAGCGATCGCGAGGGACTTGACCATGGCCAAGAAGCAGGAGATTACCGTTGCACTTGTCGGCTACGGCGGGGCCTTCAACATGGGGCTGCACCACCGCAACTCCATGGAGGCGACAAAGCGGATGAAGGTGGTCGCGGTCTGCGACAAGGATGCCGCGCGCCTGACGACCGCCAAGGAGGAGCTCGGCGAGCAGACCGAGACCTTCACCGAGGTCTCGGCGCTCCTGAAGTGGGGCCGGTTCGACCTGGCGATCATCATCCTGCCGCACAACCTGCACGCGCCCGTCGCGATCCAGTGTCTCAAGGCCGGCAAGCATGTCATCACCGAGAAGCCGATGTGCCTCACGGTGAAGGAAGCCACGGCGATGATTGACGCCGCCGAGGCCTCCGGGGTCATGGTCTCGGTCTTCCACAACCGCCGCTGGGATGGCGACTTCCTGGCCCTGCGGCAGATCATCGAGAGCGGCCTGATCGGCAAGGTGTTCCAGGTGGAGATCTTCGCCGGCGGATGGTCGGCCCCACGCGGCTGGTGGCGTGATGACAAGGCCATCTCCGGCGGGCTGGGCTATGACTGGGGCGCGCACTTCATGTACTGGCTGCTGCAGATCGTCCCGGCCCCGATTGTGGATGTCACGGGCTTTTGCCGCAAGCTGGTCTGGCAGCAGATGACCAACGAGGACCAGATGCAGGCCATCATCCGCTTCGCCGATGGCACGGTGGCCGACTTCCAGCAGACGCAGATTGCCCGCGTGGGCAAGCCCAAGTGGCGCATCCTGGGCGACCGGGGCGGCGTGCTGTTCGCCGGCGACCACTGGCAGGTCAACACCGAGGTCAACGGCCTGGCCACCGAGATGAAGATCCCGTTCCTGCCGGGCGAGCACCACAAGTTCTACGAGAACATCGCGGCCCACATCCTCGATGGGGCCGAACTGATCGTCACTCCGCAGGACGCGCGGCGGGTCATCGGCGTCATCGAGTACGCCGAGCGCTCGTCCAAGGCAGGCAAGGCGATGAAGATACCGGGCGAGGGGTAGCGCGCCGTAGGAGGGGCCGGATAGTATCCGGCCCGCCGTTCGTTCACCCGTTGCTGCGTGCTACCCGCCACCAACGGCGGGCCGGCTGATAGCCGGCCCCTCCAGACCGCCGCCGCCCTGTCGCAGCATCTTGACTCGTGCCGAGTGAATCTGCTATTGTCGCTCCACCAGGAGCTTATGATGATCCGGTTGCCGTTCCTCAGTTCTCTCCAGGTTGTGCTGGCCGGCCGCGCGAGGCGTGGCTAGGCACAATCTGTGACGTGAACTTGAAGGCAAGCCGGTTGATTGCCGCCCGATGTTTGGGGTGGCTTTTTGGGTTTTGGGGATTAGGTTCTGGGCCTTGCGAACGTCCGGGGCCCGCGCACCAGGGCGGGGTGTCCGCCGCAGGAGGAGAGCAGCATGAAGAAGGTCGCGATATTCGGGGCTTCAGGCTATGGCGGGGTCGAGCTGGCGCGCATGGTCGTCGCGCACCCGCAGTTCGAGCTGGTCTACCTCGGCGGCCACTCCACCGCCGGCAAGACGCTCGGGGACATCTACGCTCACTTGCCGCAGATCGCCGACATGCCGATCCAGGAGCAGGACTACGCGACCGCGGCGGCCGTCGCCGACGTGATGGTCTTCGCCCTGCACCCCGGTGATGGCACGGCGATGGTCGCGCAGTCCGTCGCCGCCGGCAAGCCGACCCTCGACTTCTCCGCCGACTTCCGCCTGCAGAGCCAGGCGGAGTATGAGCGCTACTACGGTCCGCACCCGATGCCGGAGCTGGTCGGCAAGGCTGTGTACGGCCTGCCCGAGTTGCACCGCGAGGCCATCCGGCAGACCCACTTCGTTGCCGTGCCGGGGTGTTACCCGACCAGCGGCACGCTCGCGCTAGCCCCGGCCGTCGCGAAGGCGATCGTGGACCCCAAGACGCTGATCGTGGACTCGCTGTCGGGCGTCTCAGGCGCGGGGCGCAAGCTCGCGCTCAGCAGCCACTTCTCCGAGACCAACGAGAGCCTGACCGCCTACAAGGTCGCCAGCCATCGCCACACGCCGGAGATGAACCAGGAGCTGTCCTTCGCCAGCGGCGGGAGCACGGGGATCAAGGTGACCTTCACCCCCCACCTCGTCCCGATCACGCGGGGCATCCTGACCACCGCCTACGGCAGCCTGACCGGTGAGATGAGCGTCCAGGACCTCCACGCCCTCTACGCCGAGTTCTACGCCGGGGAGCCGTGCGTGCGGGTGCTGCCGCTGGGGCAACTGCCGAACACGAAGGCTGTGTCGGGCACGAACCGCTGCGATATCGGCGTCGCCGTGGACGCCGACTGCGGCCGGCTCATCGCCGTGGCGGCGATTGACAACCTCATCAAGGGACTCTCGGGCGCGGCGCTCCAGTGCATGAACCTGATGTGCGGCTATGGCGAGACGCTGGGCCTGCCGATGATGGCGATGTGGCCGTAGAGGCCGTAGGAGCGCCGGCATCCTGCCGGCAAAGCCGTGGCCGTCAGAGTCGTGGCCGGCGAGACGCCGGCACTGGAGCGCGAAAGGGCTGCGCATGTCCATCCAGTATGAGAGCAACGGCGAGCTGACTGCGCAGGAAGTGTGCGACCTCACCGTCGCGGTCGGGTGGAACAACCCGGCGAAGGCGGGGATGGACCTGCTGCAGCGCGTATGGGATGAGGCGGCCTGCAAGGTCACGGCGCGCGCCGACGACGGGCGGTTGGTGGGGATGTGCCGCGCGTATTGGGACGGCGGCTTCACCGCTACCATCGTCAGTGTTATCGTCCACCCGGACCTGCAGGGCCAGGGCATTGGCCGACAGATGGTGGCCCTGCTGATGGAGCAGATTGAGCAACTCGGCGTGTACCGCGTGACGCTCAACGCCGCGCAAGGCAAAGAGCGGTTCTACGAGCAGTTCGGCTTCAGGACGCGCGAGCATGTGACGCCGATGATCATGCACACCGACCGACGCGAGGAGCGTGAGTGTCCATGTTGTTCGAGATCATAGAGGGTGGCGTCCTGGCCGCGCAGGGCTTCACGGCAGCGGCGACGTGCGCCGGGATCAAGCAGGACGGCATACTGGACATGGTGCTGATCAAGTCCGACCGGCCCGCGGCTGCGGCGACGACGCTGACCCAGAACGTCTTCCGCGCTGCGCCGACATTCGTGACCGAAGCGGCCGTCGCCAACGGCGTGGCCCAGGCCATCGTCGTCAACAGCGGCAACGCCAACTGCGCCACGGGTTCCGAGGGCCTCGCCAACGCCAAGCGCATGGGCGACCTGGCGGCCGAGCTGACAGGCGTCGCTCCCGAGGACACCATCGTCTGCTCGACCGGCCGCATCGGCGTGCAACTCCCGATGGCCAAGGTCGAGGCGGGCATCCGCACCCTCGCGGGCGAACTGTCGCGCGAGGACCCGGTGAAGATCGCCCGGGGCATCCTCACCACCGACACGGTGGAGAAGATCAGCACGACCCGCTTCACCGTCCCGGCCGCCAGTGCCGGGACCGCCGGTCCTGGCCCCGCCGCCCCGGCCGCCAGCGCCGGCCCCGCAATTCCGGCCGCCAGCGCCGGCCCCGCAATTCCGGCCGCTGATGCCGGCCCCGCCTTTCCGGCCACCAGTGCCGGCGTCTCGCCGGCCCAGGTCCATCTCGGCGCCATCTGCAAGGGCGCGGGCATGATCTGCCCGAACATGGCCACGATGCTCTGCTTCATCACCACCGACCTGGCGATTGACGCCGGCCTGCTGAAGACGACGTTGCAGGAAGCCGTCAAGTACAGCTTCAACTGCATCAGCGTAGATGGCGACATGAGCACCAACGACACGGTCGCCATCCTGGCCAACGGCGCGGCGAGGAACGCGCCGCTGACCTCCACGAGCGACGAGGGCTACGAGGCCTTCCGCGCGGCGCTCGGGCATGTGACCAAGGACCTCGCCCAGCAGATCGTGCGCGACGGTGAGGAGGTCAGCAAGTTCCTGGAGATCGTCGTGCAGGGCGCGCCGGACTACGACATGGCGCACGCGCTGGCCCACCAGGTCGCCGGCTACCTGCTCTTCCAGACCTGCCTGTACGGCGGGGACTTCAACTGGGGCCGCGTGGCCGCCGCGCTCGGGTCGAGCATGCTACCCTTCGACCCCGGCCAGATGAGCATCGTGTGGCAGGACATCCTGTGCTGGAACGACGGGGAGCCGCAGCCCTTCGACAAGGCCGCCGCCGAGGCGAAGCTGCAGGAGGGCGACCAGCGTCTCGTGATTGACCTCAAGAGCGGCGACGCCGTCTGCACGTACTGGACCAATGACATTACGCCGGAGTACGTGACGTTCAACGCACATTAGGTCTGGTACGCCCGACACTCCTGTCGGGCGCGCGGCGATTGAGTCGCCCGACAAGAGTGTCGGGCGTACCAACGGGAGGCACCATGCTCGACGATAGCTACCGCGAACGGATGCACATCCTGTCCGAGGCGCTGCCATACATCCGGCAGTGGCAGGACAAGACCATCGTCGTCAAGTATGGCGGCGCGGCGATGGATGACCCCGTGTTGCGCAACTCGGTCGCCAAGGACCTGGCGCTGCTGCACTATGTCGGCATTCGCGTCGTCGTCGTGCATGGCGGCGGGCCGCAGGTGTCGGACATGATGAAGCGGCTGGGCCTGGAGCCCAAGTTCGTCGGCGGCCTGCGCGTCACCGACCCCGAGACGATGGAAGTCGCGCAGATGGTGCTGATCGGCACCGTGAACAAGGAGCTCGTCTCGCTCATCCAGACCCACGGCGGCAAGGCCGTCGGCCTGTCGGGCAAGGACGCCGGGCTGATCCAGGCCTGCAAGCTCAAGTGCGACGAGGGCGACCTGGGCGCCGTCGGCGACATCGTGGATGTGGACACGGGCGTGGTGGACACGCTCACTGACGCCGGCTACGTGGTCGTCATCTCCACCATCGGCATCGGTGAGGAGGGCGAGAGCTACAACATCAACGCCGACACGGCCGCGGGGGCGGTGGCCACGGCGCTCGGGGCCGAGAAGCTCATCGTGCTCAGCGACATCCCCGGCCTGCTGGATGACGTGAAGGATGAGAACTCGCTCATCAGCCAGCTCACGCCTGAGCAGGCGCGGGAACTCGTGGCCCAGGGCAAGGTCAGCAAGGGCATGATCCCCAAGCTCGAGTCTTGCCTGCTGGCCATCGAAGGCGGGGTCCCCAGGGCGCACATGATTGACGGCCGCCTGCCGCACAGCATGTTGATCGAGCTGTTCACGGACGCCGGGATTGGGACGATGATCGAGAAGTAGCGCCGGCCCCTTCGGGGCGCCGAAGGGATGGGGGGAAAGGGGAAGCGGACCGTGGGCTCCCGCCCACGGCTACGTACGTCGGGCCCTTCGGGCCCCGTCGTCAGCCGTCCCTACCGTCAGTTGTCCGTACCGTCAGTTGTCCGGGCCATTAGTCGTCCGGATCGTTGGTTGCTCATGTCGTTGGTTGTTCGGGACGTTTGCCGTTGGCCGTTCGTTGTTGGCCGTTCGTTGTTGGCCGTTCGCTGTTGGCCGTTCGCGCCGAAGGCGCCGCCGTATGTAGCCGGCGGCGGAAGCCGCCGGTCAGCGACCGCGTAGGCCTCGCGCGCCCCGCAGGGGCCGGCGACATCGGCACGCCGCATCGCCCATCCGCCGCGAAGGGCGGCAATGCCATCCGAGGATCATGCCATGACCAACGCTGAAACCGTCGCGCTCACCGATCAGTACATCATGAAGACCTACGGTCGCCTGCCGATCGCCTTCGTCAAGGGCGAGGGCTGCCGCCTGTGGGATGCCGACGGGAAGGAGTACCTGGACTTCCTGGCGGGCATCGCGGTGCTCGGCACGGGCCACTGCCATCCCAAGGTCGTCGCGGCCATCCGCGAGCAGGCCGGGCAGATCATGCACACCTCGAACCTGTTCCAGATCGCGCCACAGGCCGAGCTGGCGAAGCTGCTCGTGGACAACTCCTGCGCCGACAAGGCCTTTTTCTGCAACAGCGGTGCGGAGGCCAACGAGACCGCCATCAAGCTCGCGCGCAAGTGGGCCGGGTTGCACCTGGCCGAGGGGCAGCGGACGATCATCACGGCCCTGAACTCCTTCCACGGGCGGACGCTCGCCGCTGTCACAGCCACGGGGCAGCCGAAGTACCACAAGCCTTTCGCGCCGCTCCCCGGCGGCTTTGACTATGTGCCTTACAATGATCTCGCCGCCCTGCAGGCCAAGGTGGATGACACGGTCTGTGCCATCATGCTCGAGCCCATCATCGCCGAGGGCGGCGTGCTCGTGCCCTCCGTCGAGTACATGCAGGGCGTGCGGGAGCTGTGCGACGCCCGGGGCCTCCTGCTGATCCTCGACGAAGTCCAGACCGGCCTGGGCCGGACTGGCAAGCTGTTCGGCTACGAGCACTTCGGCCTCGAGCCGGACATCTTCACGCTCGCCAAGACGCTCGGCGGCGGCTTCCCCATCGGCGCGTGCCTGGCCAAGGACGCCGTGGCGTCGGCCTTCGAGCCCGGAAACCATGCCTCGACCTTCGGCGGCAACCACCTCGCGTGCGCCGCGGGAATCGCGGCGGTGTCCGTCATCCTGGACGAGGACCTGAGCGGGCACGCCGCGGCCATGGGGGCATTCCTGGCCGAGCAACTGCTGGCGCTCAAGAGCGAGGTGCCGCTGGTCGCGGGCGTACGGGGCAAGGGGCTGCTGCTGGGGCTGGAGCTGTCCGAACCGAAGGGGACGCAGCTCGAGGCCGCCTGTCGCGAGCGCGGCCTGATCGTCAACAAGCTGCAGGACCAGCTCCTGCGGCTGGCGCCGCCCCTGGTGCTGACGCAGGCCGAAGCGGAAGAGGCGCTGGGGATTCTGAAGGACGCGATGCTGGCGGTCTAGAGGCTCCGTAGCGCGTGGGGACACGCGTGCCGAGACTAGGGCACCAGCAGCACGTTGAGGTTGGGCAGTGACAGCGCAGGGCGGATGCTGTCCAGCGGGCGCGAGAACCAGCCCTTCGGCGGCGCCGGCAACACCATCAGCGCATCGTTCCACGTCAGGGCCGCCGTCTGCAGCGCCTCCGGTCCGGCGGCCAGCACCGGCAGCACATCCCCTTCCACATGGTAGGCGCGCAGATCGAAACGGGCTTCGTCCGCCGCGGCGGCCGGCTCCGTGCTCCCCTCCCCCAGGGCCGCGACGTTGAGCGTCATGTTCTGCAGGTGGGCGATCTCTCCGGCCAGGGCCAGGGCCCGTCCCCCCACCGAAGTCGGCTCGTAGACCAGCGTCAGGCTCTTGATCTCGTGGTACTCGCGCGCAGCGAGCAGCAGCGGGGCCGGCATCCGCGTGGCGATCTGCCGGGCCACCCGCCCGAGCGACGGCTCGGCCGACGACGGGGTGTCGTCGTGACGCCCGATGACCACCAGCCCGGCCCGTCGCGCCAGGTCTGACAGGCGGCTGCCGGCATCGCCGTAGAGGTGGCTGAAGGTGCACTGCAGCCGCTCCTCGCGGCACCGCTCCGCGAGGTCAGCGAAGACGGAGGGGGCCTCCGAGGGGTCTTCAGGCGAGAGGGCGGCGGTGTCGGGTAGCACGGGAGGATAGGCGTCGGCTGAGATCTCGCTGGGCACCGGCACGCTGGCCTGCGCCGCCATCGGCTCGATGTAGGCCAGATGCAGGCGCGCCTGCGCGGCCTGGGCCAGGCCCACCGCCAGCCGGAAGGCAACCTCGGACCCGCGTTGCCGGCTATAGCCCACCAGGATGTTCTTGATCATCCGGCTTCTCCGAAGGGGAGGCGATGTCGTCGGCCGCCGGCTCGGCGACGGGGGTCTCTTCTGGGCCTTCCGCGGCCACCGGGGCCATGTCGGAGGTGTCATCACCGGCCGCCGGCTCTTCCGCCGGCAGCTCGGGGTGGAACTCGCTGACTGTCTCTGCCGCCACGGCGGCGCTCTCCTCGGGCTCCGCCTCCGGGGTGATCTCCTCCCCGGCCAGCCCGGCCGCCTCAGCCACTTCACGGGGCACCGCGAAGCCCACCATGCCGCGCTTGGCCAGCGTCTGCAGGTATTGCGTCAGCGACACCTCGACCTCGCGACGGTTCAGCTTGTACTCGTTGACCAACTCGCCGACGATGTCGCTCACGGTGTGGTCGCCGTCGCACAGGCCCCACACGAAGGAACCGACCTCGTCCAGTTGCACGGGCTTGGACTGCGGGACGGAGAAAAGGAACCCGAGTACGCCGCCCATCCAGTCCTTGCGGCGCGGCAACTCGATGGTGACCAGGCCCTCCTCCCTCTCGCTCACCTGCAGCGCGGGGTTCCGCACCGGCCAGGCCTGCATGGCCTGCTCGCGCGTCAGCGCGGGGCCGTTCTTCTTGAGCTTCAGGCTCAGCAGGATGCGGTCGAGGGTGTTGGGGGCCTGTGCGGACATAGGGTCTCTTCCTGGTCGTGGTGTGCCTAAGGCAGCGGGAATCTGGGCAGGCGCGGGAGTGAGCCGTCCTCGCCTCGTCGGAGCGTCAGTTCGCAGACTTCGGGCCGGCACAGAAAGCGGGCGCGGATACCGGCGCCCACGCCTCGCGTCACGTGACAGATCGTGCGGCCGACCGCGAACAGGCCGGCGGCACGGCGCCGATCGCGCCACACCGGCGCCCAGGGGCTGCCGAGGCCCGGCAGGCGCAACTGGCCGCCATGGGTATGGCCGCACAGCACCAGGTCGGCCCAGTCGCTACGCGGATCGTCCAGCAAGTCCGGCGAGTGCACCAGGAGCAGGCGCAGGTCGCCATCGGGCGGGTCGTCCCCAGGCAGCGCCCGGCCGAGGTCGTCCCACCCGCACGACGGGTCGCCGACACCCACGATGCGGACGCACCGCCCGCCGACAGTCATCTCCACGGACTCGTTCTGCAGCACCGTGAAGCCCACTGCAGTGACTTCCTGCCGCCACTGCGCGGGGCTGAGGCGGACGTCCGGCGGACCGTCGAACTCGCTCTCCATCATCTTGTCATGGTCGTGGTTCCCCATGACCACGAAGGCCGGCGCGGCGGCGAGGGGCTGCAGCAAGCGCACCGCCGAGCCAATGTGCCGCGAGCCCTGCCCCAGGTCGCCGGTGAGGCAGACCAGGTCGGGCTCCAGCGCCAGCGCCATCCGCACGGCTCGTCGGGCCATCTCCCGGGGGAAGGGATGGCGCTCGCTCTTGACGTGCAGGTCGGCCAGGTGGGCCAGGCGCAGGCCGTCCAACTCCGCCGGCAGATCGGGGAGGCAGACGGTGCGCCGCGTCAGCTGCAGCCGGTAGGGCTCGACGAAGTAGGAATAGACGGCGAAGGCGACCAGCAGGCCGTCCAGCAGCCAGAGCAGGGCAGCGGTCACGTTTCCTCGTCCGGTGTTGAACTGTCGGCCGGGGGCGGAGCGGCAGACGGCGCCTTATCCTCCAGCGGCTGCAGCACCGCGCGCAAGCGCATGTAGCCGATTATCAGCAGCGCCACCGCCGCCAGCAGCGCGATCACCTGGCGCGGCTGCAACCCCAGCCACACGCCGCCGGCAGTCGGGCTGCCGCCGATGACCGGGCCGCCGCTGAGCACGCGGAGTGCCAGCAGCAGCGCGATCAGCCCCAGGACGAGCAGCCACACGGCCACGAGCGTCTGCTGCCGCCGCCGGGGGGGCAGTCCGGCCTGCACCATCTTGGCGTAGGCCAGGAAGCTCACCAGCCCCAGGGCCATGAGGACCGCCACGAACATGGCGATGGCTTCGTTGATGGGAATGTCAGTCATGGGTTTCTCCCCCACCTCGGCCGCTACCCGCAGCGTCAGCGCGTCGTGATGGTCGCCGCCGTCCCCTCCTGGCGCAGCCGGTCGCGCATGCGCTCAGCGTCCGCGCGGTCATCGAAGCTGGCGACGACCACGCGGTGGAAGGTCTCACCATTGCGCGTGATGTCCACGATGCGCGCCTCGTAACCGCGGCCTGCCAGCCTCTCTGCCTCGCGGCGGGCGTTGGCCGCGTCGCGGTAGGAGCTGGCGACGACGGAGTACTGCCCGCCGGCGACACCGCCCGTGCCGTTGGCGTCGGCGCCGTTCAGTGGCTTGTCATCGGCGCCGGTGCTGTCGTCCTCGTTGTCCTGGTCGCCCTGCTTGTGCAGCTCCGCGGCGTCCTGCGGGTACATCTGCTCGATCTCGCTCTTCTCGGCGTCGTTGGGCGCTCGCTGCTGCATCTTGACGACCGCCTGGGACGGGGGCTCCACCTTGGTGGGGCCCATCTCCGAGTCCTCGTCCGGCTTGTCGCCGGGCGTCTTGAGCACGATCTGCGGCCCGGGTTGGGCGGCCTTCGAGCGAGCCATCAGGCCGCCGACCCAGTACTTGGCGGCCACAAAGGCCAACCCACTGAGAACGACTGCCAGGACCGCGACCATCGCCCAGAAGGTCACGACCTCACGAATCCGGGAGCTGCGATGTATTCTGCGTCTCATGCCCGGCCTCCGGCCCTGCTGGCGTCTTGCCGACACCATTCTACATGCAACCCCACCCTCAATCAAGCGCAGATGGCCTCCCGGGAGGTTCCCCGCCGCCGCCCGGCGAAGAACCGCCGACACCAGTGGAGGTGTCGCAGCATGGCAAGCGTTCTGACGCAAGAGGATCTTCTGCGGAAGGCCCAGGCGTACCTGAAGTCACACTACGGTGAAGACACGGTGCGCATGGACGTACTGAGCGACAACGTCACCGACGGCAACGGCGCGCTGACCGTCGAGTGCACCGTGAGCGTAGGGGGGTCGCATTCCGACTGGCGCAAGACGTTCACCTTCCGCGACGGTCGCGTGGTCAACATGACCTGGCGCCACCTCGGGTAGGGCAAGAGAGAAGACAGAAGAAGGAAGACGGAATGACGGCGTAGGCCTCGAGCCTTGCGCCGTCATTCATCATTCAGCATTCTGCGTTCGTCATTTCCCCTCAAACCCTCTCGTCTTGCTCGACGTCGGCTTGACGATCTCCAACGCGGCCACGTCCCAGGCCTCAAGGTGCAGGTCCAGGCGGGTCCGGTTCTTGCCGGGGAAGTCCGACATGGTCAGGCCGCTGCCGATGTCGGTGACCACGGTGCCCATCGGGAACACCTCGGGGAAGGTCACCCGGATGCGGCGGGCTTGGCCAGTGTCGTTGATGACGGCCAGCCGTTCGCCATACCAGCGGGCGCAGAGGCGGGGATCG is a window from the bacterium genome containing:
- a CDS encoding Gfo/Idh/MocA family oxidoreductase, with product MAKKQEITVALVGYGGAFNMGLHHRNSMEATKRMKVVAVCDKDAARLTTAKEELGEQTETFTEVSALLKWGRFDLAIIILPHNLHAPVAIQCLKAGKHVITEKPMCLTVKEATAMIDAAEASGVMVSVFHNRRWDGDFLALRQIIESGLIGKVFQVEIFAGGWSAPRGWWRDDKAISGGLGYDWGAHFMYWLLQIVPAPIVDVTGFCRKLVWQQMTNEDQMQAIIRFADGTVADFQQTQIARVGKPKWRILGDRGGVLFAGDHWQVNTEVNGLATEMKIPFLPGEHHKFYENIAAHILDGAELIVTPQDARRVIGVIEYAERSSKAGKAMKIPGEG
- the argC gene encoding N-acetyl-gamma-glutamyl-phosphate reductase, with the translated sequence MKKVAIFGASGYGGVELARMVVAHPQFELVYLGGHSTAGKTLGDIYAHLPQIADMPIQEQDYATAAAVADVMVFALHPGDGTAMVAQSVAAGKPTLDFSADFRLQSQAEYERYYGPHPMPELVGKAVYGLPELHREAIRQTHFVAVPGCYPTSGTLALAPAVAKAIVDPKTLIVDSLSGVSGAGRKLALSSHFSETNESLTAYKVASHRHTPEMNQELSFASGGSTGIKVTFTPHLVPITRGILTTAYGSLTGEMSVQDLHALYAEFYAGEPCVRVLPLGQLPNTKAVSGTNRCDIGVAVDADCGRLIAVAAIDNLIKGLSGAALQCMNLMCGYGETLGLPMMAMWP
- a CDS encoding GNAT family N-acetyltransferase; translation: MSIQYESNGELTAQEVCDLTVAVGWNNPAKAGMDLLQRVWDEAACKVTARADDGRLVGMCRAYWDGGFTATIVSVIVHPDLQGQGIGRQMVALLMEQIEQLGVYRVTLNAAQGKERFYEQFGFRTREHVTPMIMHTDRREERECPCCSRS
- a CDS encoding bifunctional ornithine acetyltransferase/N-acetylglutamate synthase produces the protein MLFEIIEGGVLAAQGFTAAATCAGIKQDGILDMVLIKSDRPAAAATTLTQNVFRAAPTFVTEAAVANGVAQAIVVNSGNANCATGSEGLANAKRMGDLAAELTGVAPEDTIVCSTGRIGVQLPMAKVEAGIRTLAGELSREDPVKIARGILTTDTVEKISTTRFTVPAASAGTAGPGPAAPAASAGPAIPAASAGPAIPAADAGPAFPATSAGVSPAQVHLGAICKGAGMICPNMATMLCFITTDLAIDAGLLKTTLQEAVKYSFNCISVDGDMSTNDTVAILANGAARNAPLTSTSDEGYEAFRAALGHVTKDLAQQIVRDGEEVSKFLEIVVQGAPDYDMAHALAHQVAGYLLFQTCLYGGDFNWGRVAAALGSSMLPFDPGQMSIVWQDILCWNDGEPQPFDKAAAEAKLQEGDQRLVIDLKSGDAVCTYWTNDITPEYVTFNAH
- the argB gene encoding acetylglutamate kinase, with the translated sequence MLDDSYRERMHILSEALPYIRQWQDKTIVVKYGGAAMDDPVLRNSVAKDLALLHYVGIRVVVVHGGGPQVSDMMKRLGLEPKFVGGLRVTDPETMEVAQMVLIGTVNKELVSLIQTHGGKAVGLSGKDAGLIQACKLKCDEGDLGAVGDIVDVDTGVVDTLTDAGYVVVISTIGIGEEGESYNINADTAAGAVATALGAEKLIVLSDIPGLLDDVKDENSLISQLTPEQARELVAQGKVSKGMIPKLESCLLAIEGGVPRAHMIDGRLPHSMLIELFTDAGIGTMIEK
- a CDS encoding acetylornithine transaminase, with the protein product MTNAETVALTDQYIMKTYGRLPIAFVKGEGCRLWDADGKEYLDFLAGIAVLGTGHCHPKVVAAIREQAGQIMHTSNLFQIAPQAELAKLLVDNSCADKAFFCNSGAEANETAIKLARKWAGLHLAEGQRTIITALNSFHGRTLAAVTATGQPKYHKPFAPLPGGFDYVPYNDLAALQAKVDDTVCAIMLEPIIAEGGVLVPSVEYMQGVRELCDARGLLLILDEVQTGLGRTGKLFGYEHFGLEPDIFTLAKTLGGGFPIGACLAKDAVASAFEPGNHASTFGGNHLACAAGIAAVSVILDEDLSGHAAAMGAFLAEQLLALKSEVPLVAGVRGKGLLLGLELSEPKGTQLEAACRERGLIVNKLQDQLLRLAPPLVLTQAEAEEALGILKDAMLAV
- a CDS encoding universal stress protein → MIKNILVGYSRQRGSEVAFRLAVGLAQAAQARLHLAYIEPMAAQASVPVPSEISADAYPPVLPDTAALSPEDPSEAPSVFADLAERCREERLQCTFSHLYGDAGSRLSDLARRAGLVVIGRHDDTPSSAEPSLGRVARQIATRMPAPLLLAAREYHEIKSLTLVYEPTSVGGRALALAGEIAHLQNMTLNVAALGEGSTEPAAAADEARFDLRAYHVEGDVLPVLAAGPEALQTAALTWNDALMVLPAPPKGWFSRPLDSIRPALSLPNLNVLLVP
- a CDS encoding PqqD family peptide modification chaperone; this encodes MSAQAPNTLDRILLSLKLKKNGPALTREQAMQAWPVRNPALQVSEREEGLVTIELPRRKDWMGGVLGFLFSVPQSKPVQLDEVGSFVWGLCDGDHTVSDIVGELVNEYKLNRREVEVSLTQYLQTLAKRGMVGFAVPREVAEAAGLAGEEITPEAEPEESAAVAAETVSEFHPELPAEEPAAGDDTSDMAPVAAEGPEETPVAEPAADDIASPSEKPDDQEHPGGL
- a CDS encoding metallophosphoesterase; translated protein: MTAALLWLLDGLLVAFAVYSYFVEPYRLQLTRRTVCLPDLPAELDGLRLAHLADLHVKSERHPFPREMARRAVRMALALEPDLVCLTGDLGQGSRHIGSAVRLLQPLAAAPAFVVMGNHDHDKMMESEFDGPPDVRLSPAQWRQEVTAVGFTVLQNESVEMTVGGRCVRIVGVGDPSCGWDDLGRALPGDDPPDGDLRLLLVHSPDLLDDPRSDWADLVLCGHTHGGQLRLPGLGSPWAPVWRDRRRAAGLFAVGRTICHVTRGVGAGIRARFLCRPEVCELTLRRGEDGSLPRLPRFPLP
- a CDS encoding SPOR domain-containing protein, whose translation is MRRRIHRSSRIREVVTFWAMVAVLAVVLSGLAFVAAKYWVGGLMARSKAAQPGPQIVLKTPGDKPDEDSEMGPTKVEPPSQAVVKMQQRAPNDAEKSEIEQMYPQDAAELHKQGDQDNEDDSTGADDKPLNGADANGTGGVAGGQYSVVASSYRDAANARREAERLAGRGYEARIVDITRNGETFHRVVVASFDDRADAERMRDRLRQEGTAATITTR